One Stenotrophomonas sp. SAU14A_NAIMI4_5 DNA segment encodes these proteins:
- a CDS encoding putative peptide maturation dehydrogenase, with protein sequence MSVDPAVSSARIRRCEILLLEPRESADFDLQDLLSGGNGIRRQMRWVALAPHLGEPVDVDAMQRELLGRIGATQWQDVPADEDELAACEALLRLGLLVSASPGDEAALQVRQADDRQREAYWHPLAAVLHAFTRWEGVDAVKNTRDSGTDTAVGMREVLGPPPAPTAVAADAESQMLPLQDDTDFDVLLARRATCRNFDEHRPLPMAMFSTMLARVFGARAHVQVSDDLRFQKKSSPSGGGLHPTEAYLVVQNVDGVAPGVYRYLLDGHRLLRLPDPPMGLRAFAMEALGQQHWFANAHCLVTLVPRFDRTFWKYRRHAKGYRVVALEAGHLSQTMYLSATDLGLGAFITGAINERCLEPVLQLDPVQQGALAMCGFGWRAASMETAELDPAGEVWTRAG encoded by the coding sequence ATGTCCGTAGATCCTGCCGTGTCTTCCGCCCGCATCCGACGTTGCGAGATCCTGCTGCTGGAACCGCGCGAGAGCGCCGACTTCGATCTGCAGGACCTGCTCTCCGGCGGTAACGGCATCCGCCGCCAGATGCGCTGGGTGGCACTGGCGCCCCACCTCGGCGAGCCGGTGGACGTGGATGCCATGCAGCGCGAGCTGCTGGGCCGCATCGGCGCCACCCAGTGGCAGGACGTGCCCGCGGACGAGGACGAGCTCGCCGCCTGCGAGGCGCTGCTGCGCCTGGGCCTGCTGGTCAGTGCATCACCCGGCGATGAGGCGGCGCTGCAGGTGCGCCAGGCCGATGATCGCCAGCGCGAGGCGTACTGGCATCCGCTGGCGGCGGTGCTGCATGCGTTCACGCGGTGGGAGGGCGTCGATGCCGTGAAGAACACGCGCGACTCCGGTACCGATACGGCCGTGGGCATGCGTGAGGTGCTGGGGCCGCCGCCGGCACCGACGGCGGTGGCGGCCGATGCGGAAAGCCAGATGCTGCCGCTGCAGGACGACACCGATTTCGATGTGCTGCTGGCGCGGCGTGCGACCTGCCGCAACTTCGATGAGCACCGGCCACTGCCGATGGCGATGTTCTCCACCATGCTGGCGCGCGTGTTCGGTGCACGCGCCCATGTACAGGTCAGCGATGACCTGCGTTTCCAGAAGAAGAGCAGCCCATCCGGCGGCGGCCTGCATCCCACCGAGGCGTACCTGGTGGTGCAGAACGTGGACGGCGTGGCGCCGGGTGTGTATCGCTACCTGCTGGACGGGCACCGCCTACTGCGCCTGCCGGATCCGCCGATGGGACTGCGTGCGTTCGCCATGGAAGCACTGGGCCAGCAGCACTGGTTTGCCAATGCGCACTGCCTGGTGACCCTGGTGCCGCGCTTCGACCGCACGTTCTGGAAATACCGGCGCCACGCCAAGGGCTACCGCGTGGTCGCGCTCGAGGCGGGGCACCTGTCGCAGACGATGTACCTGTCGGCCACCGACCTGGGCCTGGGCGCCTTCATCACCGGCGCGATCAACGAGCGCTGCCTGGAACCGGTGCTGCAGCTGGACCCGGTGCAGCAGGGCGCATTGGCGATGTGTGGTTTCGGCTGGCGCGCGGCAAGCATGGAAACGGCCGAGCTGGACCCGGCCGGCGAGGTCTGGACGCGCGCCGGCTGA
- a CDS encoding acetyl/propionyl/methylcrotonyl-CoA carboxylase subunit alpha, translated as MFSKILIANRGEIACRVIATCRRLGIATVAVYSDADRNARHVRLADEAIHIGAAAARESYLRGDVLLEAARRSGAQAIHPGYGFLSENADFADACAAAGITFIGPPASAIRAMGDKSAAKALMAKAGVPLTPGYHGDQQEPVFLRAQADAIGYPVLIKASAGGGGKGMRKVERSEDFVDALASCQREAASAFGNDHVLVEKYVERPRHIEIQVFGDSHGDAVYLFERDCSVQRRHQKVLEEAPAPGMSAERRAAMGKAAVDAARAVGYVGAGTVEFIAGPDGDFYFMEMNTRLQVEHPVTEYITGTDLVEWQLRVAAGQPMPLRQEQLAIHGHAIEARLYAEDADRGFLPSTGTLRRLRLPTPSANVRVDTGVEEGDSITPYYDPMIAKLIVWDVDREAALRRMSQALADCQVVGVTTNAGFLRRLVNTDSFAHAKLDTALIEREQAALNAVGDSDDALWQLAAIAAVASTARAGSDARDPHSPWQAQDGWRLGASAPRVLPLQQGERTHTLKVWAQADGWRVQRDDAAPATVLGSADGQHMSVQLDGRRWQLQLLREGDQLYLFGADGQHRFTLHDPVGESDNATADAGSLLAPMPGRIVATLVDAGTQVKRGTPLVVLDAMKMEHTLQAPADGTVKGYRAKAGDQVGDGAVLVDFEAA; from the coding sequence ATGTTCAGCAAAATCCTCATCGCCAACCGTGGCGAGATCGCCTGCCGCGTCATCGCCACCTGCCGTCGCCTGGGCATCGCCACCGTGGCGGTGTATTCCGATGCCGACCGCAACGCGCGCCACGTGCGCCTGGCCGACGAGGCCATCCACATCGGCGCGGCTGCCGCGCGTGAAAGCTACCTGCGCGGCGACGTGCTGCTGGAGGCCGCACGCCGCAGCGGCGCGCAGGCCATCCATCCCGGCTACGGCTTCCTCTCCGAGAACGCCGATTTCGCCGATGCCTGTGCCGCCGCCGGCATCACCTTCATCGGCCCGCCGGCCAGCGCCATCCGCGCGATGGGCGACAAGAGCGCGGCCAAGGCATTGATGGCCAAGGCCGGCGTGCCGCTGACCCCGGGCTACCACGGTGACCAGCAGGAGCCCGTGTTCCTGCGCGCGCAGGCCGATGCCATCGGCTACCCCGTGCTGATCAAGGCCAGCGCCGGTGGCGGTGGCAAGGGCATGCGCAAGGTCGAACGCAGCGAAGACTTCGTTGATGCGCTGGCCAGCTGCCAGCGCGAGGCCGCCTCGGCCTTCGGCAACGACCACGTGCTGGTGGAGAAGTACGTCGAGCGACCGCGCCATATCGAGATCCAGGTGTTCGGCGATTCCCACGGGGATGCGGTCTACCTGTTCGAGCGCGACTGCTCGGTGCAGCGCCGCCACCAGAAAGTGCTGGAAGAAGCCCCGGCACCGGGCATGAGCGCCGAGCGCCGTGCAGCGATGGGCAAGGCCGCGGTCGATGCCGCGCGCGCGGTGGGCTACGTGGGTGCGGGCACGGTGGAGTTCATTGCCGGCCCGGACGGCGATTTCTACTTCATGGAAATGAACACCCGCCTGCAGGTCGAACATCCGGTGACCGAGTACATCACCGGCACCGACCTGGTGGAATGGCAGCTGCGCGTGGCCGCTGGCCAGCCGATGCCGCTGCGCCAGGAACAGCTGGCCATCCACGGCCATGCCATCGAAGCGCGCCTGTATGCCGAAGATGCCGACCGTGGTTTCCTGCCGTCCACCGGCACCCTGCGCCGCCTGCGCCTGCCGACGCCTTCGGCGAACGTGCGCGTGGATACCGGCGTGGAAGAAGGCGACAGCATCACCCCGTACTACGATCCGATGATCGCCAAGCTGATCGTCTGGGACGTGGACCGCGAGGCCGCCCTGCGCCGCATGAGCCAGGCCCTGGCTGACTGCCAGGTGGTGGGCGTGACCACCAATGCCGGTTTCCTGCGTCGCCTGGTCAACACCGATTCGTTCGCGCACGCGAAGCTGGACACCGCGCTGATCGAACGCGAACAGGCCGCGCTGAACGCCGTGGGCGACAGCGATGATGCGCTGTGGCAGCTGGCGGCCATCGCTGCCGTGGCCAGTACCGCGCGTGCGGGCAGCGATGCACGCGATCCGCATTCGCCGTGGCAGGCGCAGGACGGTTGGCGCCTCGGTGCTTCGGCACCGCGTGTGCTGCCGCTGCAGCAGGGCGAGCGCACGCACACGTTGAAGGTGTGGGCGCAGGCCGATGGCTGGCGCGTGCAGCGCGATGATGCTGCACCGGCCACGGTGCTCGGCAGCGCCGACGGCCAGCACATGAGCGTGCAGCTGGACGGTCGCCGCTGGCAGCTGCAGCTGCTGCGCGAAGGCGACCAGCTGTATCTGTTCGGCGCCGATGGCCAGCACCGCTTCACCCTGCATGACCCGGTCGGTGAATCAGACAACGCCACCGCCGATGCCGGCAGCCTGCTGGCACCGATGCCGGGCAGGATCGTGGCCACCCTGGTCGACGCCGGTACGCAGGTGAAGCGCGGCACGCCGCTGGTGGTGCTGGACGCGATGAAGATGGAGCACACCCTGCAGGCCCCGGCCGACGGCACGGTGAAGGGCTACCGCGCCAAGGCCGGCGACCAGGTGGGCGACGGCGCCGTGCTGGTGGATTTCGAAGCCGCTTGA
- a CDS encoding carboxyl transferase domain-containing protein, producing MTVLNSQLQPGSDTFESNRAAMQAVVDDLHATLARTALGGNEAARAKHTARGKLLVRDRIDALLDPGSAFLEIAPLAAHGMYEDAVPAAGVVAGIGRVSGVECVIVANDATVKGGTYYPMTVKKHLRAQEIAEQNHLPCIYLVDSGGAFLPLQDEVFPDRDHFGRIFYNQANLSAQGIPQIACVMGSCTAGGAYVPAMSDETVIVREQGTIFLGGPPLVKAATGEVVTAEELGGADVHTRISGVADHMADNDLQALARVRAIIAQLNWRKPEPAMAVQPSEEPLLPAHELYGVIPADTRKPYDVREVIARLVDGSRFDEFKPRYGATLVTGFAHLNGYPIGIIANNGILFSESALKGAHFIELCTQRNIPLVFLQNITGFMVGRKYEQGGIAKDGAKLVMAVACAKVPKFTVVIGGSFGAGNYGMCGRAYSPNFLWMWPNARIGVMGGEQAASVLATVKRDGIEAKGGQWPAAEEDAFKAPIRDQFEQQGHPYYASARLWDDGVIDPVDTRRVLALALSASLNAAPQQTRFGVFRM from the coding sequence ATGACCGTCCTCAACAGCCAGCTGCAACCGGGCAGCGACACCTTCGAAAGCAACCGCGCGGCCATGCAGGCCGTGGTTGATGACCTGCACGCCACGCTGGCGCGCACCGCGCTGGGCGGCAACGAGGCTGCGCGCGCCAAGCACACCGCACGCGGCAAGCTGCTGGTGCGCGACCGTATCGACGCCCTGCTCGACCCCGGCAGCGCCTTCCTGGAAATCGCGCCGCTGGCCGCGCACGGCATGTACGAAGACGCCGTACCCGCCGCGGGCGTGGTGGCCGGCATCGGCCGGGTCAGCGGTGTCGAATGCGTGATCGTGGCCAACGATGCCACCGTCAAGGGCGGCACCTACTACCCTATGACGGTGAAGAAGCACCTGCGCGCGCAGGAGATCGCCGAGCAGAACCACCTGCCCTGCATCTACCTGGTCGACTCCGGTGGTGCGTTCCTGCCACTGCAGGACGAGGTGTTCCCCGACCGCGATCATTTCGGCCGCATCTTCTACAACCAGGCCAACCTGTCCGCACAGGGCATCCCGCAGATCGCCTGCGTGATGGGCAGCTGCACCGCCGGCGGCGCCTACGTGCCGGCGATGAGCGATGAAACGGTGATCGTGCGCGAGCAGGGCACGATCTTCCTGGGCGGTCCGCCGCTGGTGAAGGCCGCCACCGGTGAAGTGGTGACGGCCGAAGAACTGGGCGGCGCCGACGTGCACACGCGCATTTCGGGCGTGGCCGACCACATGGCCGACAACGACCTGCAGGCACTGGCACGGGTGCGCGCGATCATCGCCCAGTTGAACTGGCGCAAGCCGGAACCGGCGATGGCGGTGCAGCCCAGCGAGGAACCGCTGCTGCCGGCGCACGAGCTGTACGGGGTGATCCCGGCCGATACGCGCAAGCCCTACGACGTGCGCGAAGTGATCGCACGCCTGGTCGATGGCTCGCGTTTCGATGAGTTCAAGCCGCGCTATGGCGCGACGCTGGTCACCGGCTTCGCGCATCTGAACGGCTACCCGATCGGCATCATCGCCAACAACGGCATCCTGTTCTCCGAGTCCGCGCTGAAGGGCGCGCACTTCATCGAGCTGTGCACCCAGCGCAACATCCCGCTGGTGTTCCTGCAGAACATCACCGGCTTCATGGTCGGCCGCAAGTACGAACAGGGCGGCATCGCCAAGGACGGGGCCAAGCTGGTGATGGCCGTGGCCTGCGCCAAGGTGCCCAAGTTCACCGTGGTCATCGGCGGCTCGTTCGGTGCCGGCAACTACGGCATGTGCGGCCGCGCCTATTCGCCCAACTTCCTGTGGATGTGGCCGAACGCGCGCATCGGCGTGATGGGCGGCGAACAGGCCGCCAGCGTGCTGGCCACGGTCAAGCGCGATGGTATCGAAGCCAAGGGCGGGCAGTGGCCGGCGGCGGAAGAAGACGCCTTCAAGGCGCCGATCCGCGACCAGTTCGAACAGCAGGGCCACCCCTACTACGCCAGCGCGCGCCTGTGGGATGACGGCGTGATCGATCCGGTCGACACCCGCCGTGTCCTGGCCCTGGCCCTGTCGGCCAGCCTCAACGCCGCCCCGCAGCAGACGCGCTTCGGCGTGTTCCGCATGTGA
- a CDS encoding isovaleryl-CoA dehydrogenase has translation MHVPSLNFDLGEDIDLLRQSVAHFAAAEVAPLAAEADATNQFPLALWPKLGEQGLLGLTVEEEYGGTGMGYLAHVVAMEEISRASGGIGLSYGAHSNLCVNQLRKNGNEEQKQRFLPGLCSGALVGALAMSEPGAGSDVVSMKLRADKRGDRYVLNGNKMWITNGPDADVLVVYAKTDMAAGAKGITAFLVEKGMKGFTTAQKLDKLGMRSSPTCELVFQDCEVPEENVLGQVGGGVRVLMSGLDYERVVLSGGPLGLMAAAMDVVMPYVHERHQFGEAIGSFQLIQAKIADMYVGLGACRAYVYAVARACDQGRTTRQDAAGAILYAAEKATWLTGQAIQILGGNGYINEYPTGRLWRDAKLYEIGAGTSEIRRMLIGRELFQRTL, from the coding sequence ATGCACGTGCCATCCCTGAACTTCGATCTTGGCGAAGATATCGACCTGCTGCGCCAGAGCGTGGCCCATTTTGCCGCTGCCGAGGTCGCTCCGCTGGCCGCCGAGGCCGATGCCACCAACCAGTTCCCGCTGGCCCTGTGGCCCAAGCTGGGCGAACAGGGCCTGCTGGGCCTCACCGTGGAAGAAGAATACGGCGGCACCGGCATGGGCTACCTGGCCCATGTGGTGGCGATGGAAGAAATTTCGCGCGCCTCCGGCGGCATCGGCCTCTCTTATGGCGCGCACTCCAACCTGTGCGTGAACCAGCTGCGCAAGAACGGCAACGAGGAACAGAAGCAGCGCTTCCTGCCCGGCCTGTGCAGCGGCGCGCTGGTCGGTGCGCTGGCGATGAGCGAACCGGGCGCTGGTTCGGACGTGGTGTCGATGAAGCTGCGCGCGGACAAGCGCGGTGACCGCTACGTGCTCAACGGCAACAAGATGTGGATCACCAACGGCCCCGATGCCGACGTGCTGGTGGTCTACGCCAAGACCGACATGGCGGCCGGTGCCAAGGGCATTACCGCCTTCCTGGTCGAAAAGGGCATGAAGGGGTTCACCACCGCGCAGAAGCTGGACAAGCTGGGCATGCGCTCCTCGCCCACCTGCGAGCTGGTGTTCCAGGATTGCGAAGTGCCGGAAGAGAACGTGCTGGGCCAGGTCGGCGGCGGCGTGCGCGTGCTGATGTCCGGCCTGGACTACGAGCGCGTGGTGCTGTCCGGTGGCCCGCTGGGCCTGATGGCCGCGGCCATGGACGTGGTGATGCCGTATGTGCACGAGCGCCACCAGTTTGGTGAAGCCATCGGCAGCTTCCAGCTGATCCAGGCCAAGATCGCCGACATGTACGTGGGCCTGGGTGCCTGCCGCGCCTATGTCTATGCCGTGGCGCGCGCCTGCGACCAAGGCCGCACCACCCGCCAGGACGCCGCCGGCGCCATCCTGTATGCCGCCGAGAAGGCCACCTGGCTGACCGGCCAGGCGATCCAGATCCTGGGCGGCAACGGCTACATCAATGAATACCCGACCGGCCGCCTGTGGCGCGACGCCAAGCTGTATGAAATCGGCGCCGGCACCTCGGAGATCCGCCGCATGCTGATCGGCCGCGAACTGTTCCAGCGCACCCTGTAA
- a CDS encoding TetR/AcrR family transcriptional regulator encodes MAYKRSALMEERLAGARERILLATRELVAAGGWRNAPVTAVATQAGVSTGLIYRHFPSKAELFVEVLNAAVAHEVEIMERIASGPEVASERLRLAITAFVRRALAGPGLAHAFIVEPVDPDVEAERMRGRRAFGDVFLRLVEEGVAAGELPAQDAHATAACLVGAFTEAMVGPTAPSREVHRDEGALVDAICSFCLRAIGAPSKR; translated from the coding sequence ATGGCCTACAAACGCTCTGCATTGATGGAAGAACGGCTGGCCGGGGCCCGTGAACGGATCCTGCTGGCGACCCGCGAGCTGGTTGCGGCCGGGGGCTGGCGCAATGCCCCGGTGACCGCCGTGGCGACCCAGGCGGGGGTGTCCACCGGCTTGATCTACCGGCACTTCCCGTCCAAGGCCGAGCTGTTCGTGGAGGTGCTCAACGCCGCCGTGGCCCACGAGGTGGAGATCATGGAGCGCATCGCCAGCGGCCCCGAGGTGGCCAGCGAGCGCTTGCGCCTGGCGATCACCGCCTTCGTCCGTCGCGCCCTGGCCGGGCCGGGGCTGGCCCATGCCTTCATCGTCGAGCCGGTGGACCCGGACGTGGAGGCCGAGCGCATGCGCGGGCGCCGCGCCTTCGGTGACGTGTTCCTGCGCCTGGTGGAAGAGGGCGTCGCCGCCGGCGAACTACCCGCGCAGGACGCGCATGCCACGGCCGCCTGCCTGGTCGGTGCCTTCACCGAAGCGATGGTCGGCCCGACTGCGCCCAGCCGCGAAGTGCATCGCGACGAAGGTGCGCTGGTGGACGCGATCTGCAGCTTCTGCCTGCGCGCGATCGGCGCCCCCTCAAAACGGTAG
- a CDS encoding c-type cytochrome — MRNYDLEFLKRFSMVIALLAAITLGLILLAAYIHTRIPPEVSPTAAKRTEQRISPTGAVYAGSTGAAAQAAAKAAALAKAASQVAYGGTKDGKVIFDNLCTACHTTGVGQAPTLDHAHWDQRLAQGKDTLYKHAIEGYTGPDGGIMPPKGGNPALTEEQIHATVDWMLGNLK; from the coding sequence GTGCGGAATTACGATCTGGAGTTCCTGAAACGCTTCTCCATGGTGATCGCGCTGCTGGCGGCCATCACCCTCGGTCTCATCCTCCTGGCGGCGTACATCCACACCCGGATTCCGCCCGAGGTGTCGCCCACGGCGGCCAAACGCACCGAGCAGCGCATCTCGCCCACTGGCGCGGTGTATGCCGGCAGCACCGGCGCCGCCGCGCAGGCCGCGGCCAAGGCGGCCGCACTGGCCAAGGCCGCCTCGCAGGTCGCCTACGGCGGCACCAAGGACGGCAAGGTCATCTTCGACAACCTCTGCACCGCCTGCCACACCACTGGCGTTGGCCAGGCCCCGACCCTCGACCACGCGCACTGGGACCAGCGCCTGGCGCAGGGCAAGGACACTCTCTACAAGCACGCCATCGAGGGCTACACCGGCCCGGATGGCGGGATCATGCCGCCCAAGGGCGGCAATCCGGCGCTGACCGAGGAACAGATCCACGCCACCGTGGACTGGATGCTGGGCAACCTGAAGTAA
- a CDS encoding ExeM/NucH family extracellular endonuclease produces the protein MRRRSLALALSLLLPATAFAQAQPQAAPTPTSTTARSKAPVVLTTAPADWRALDGQHVRIAAPLTLAGTDGLERFGQLTVAFDGRLWQPTEVAAPGTAGIEQVMADNQRRRLVLDDGSDARDPGSVPYLAGNPVLRTGMQLRNVEGIVRVDAQGRPSLQVQGTLKLPELQRPAVPKVAGDLHIAAFNLENFFNGDGQGGGFPTLRGARTLDEHKAQVAKLVTTVNSLGADVAALMELENDGYGPQSAIAELVDALNRDRGAQGDWRFVDAGNGPGDNPIRVGIIYRSSRLQPLGKPATLTGGPFVEHSRVPLAQAFQAKQGAPFVVVANHFKSKGCREAAGADADRNDGQGCWNATRVASAQQLNDWLKTNPTGTGAQDAVLLGDFNAYAQEDPIRTLHDLGWQDAFKVAKVEHPYSYVYNGYTGRLDHALLSPGMAKRLRAAAEWHSNADEQDASGYQGRNVPGPWRSSDHDPLLLGFGK, from the coding sequence ATGCGCCGCCGTTCCCTCGCCCTTGCCCTGTCCCTGCTGCTGCCGGCCACCGCCTTTGCCCAGGCCCAGCCGCAGGCCGCGCCGACCCCGACCTCCACCACCGCCCGCAGCAAGGCCCCGGTCGTGCTGACCACGGCCCCGGCCGACTGGCGCGCGCTGGACGGCCAGCACGTGCGCATCGCCGCTCCGCTCACCCTGGCCGGCACCGACGGCCTGGAGCGCTTCGGCCAGCTCACCGTGGCCTTCGATGGCCGCCTCTGGCAGCCCACTGAAGTGGCCGCGCCGGGCACGGCCGGCATCGAACAGGTGATGGCTGACAACCAGCGCCGCCGTCTGGTGCTGGATGACGGCAGCGATGCCCGCGACCCGGGCAGCGTGCCGTACCTGGCCGGCAACCCGGTGCTGCGCACCGGCATGCAGCTGCGCAACGTGGAAGGCATCGTGCGCGTGGACGCACAGGGCCGCCCCAGCCTGCAGGTGCAGGGCACGCTGAAGCTGCCGGAACTGCAGCGCCCGGCGGTGCCGAAGGTGGCCGGCGACCTGCACATCGCCGCCTTCAACCTGGAGAACTTCTTCAACGGTGATGGCCAGGGCGGTGGTTTCCCGACCCTGCGCGGCGCGCGCACGCTGGACGAACACAAGGCCCAGGTGGCCAAGCTGGTCACCACCGTCAACTCGCTCGGCGCCGATGTCGCCGCGCTGATGGAACTGGAAAACGACGGCTACGGCCCGCAGTCGGCCATCGCCGAACTGGTCGATGCGCTCAACCGCGACCGCGGCGCGCAGGGCGACTGGCGCTTCGTCGACGCCGGCAACGGCCCGGGCGACAACCCGATCCGCGTCGGCATCATCTACCGCAGCAGCCGCCTGCAGCCGCTGGGCAAGCCGGCCACGCTGACCGGCGGCCCGTTCGTCGAGCACAGCCGCGTGCCGCTGGCGCAGGCGTTCCAGGCCAAGCAGGGCGCGCCGTTCGTGGTGGTCGCCAACCACTTCAAGTCCAAGGGCTGCCGCGAGGCTGCAGGCGCCGATGCCGACCGGAACGACGGCCAGGGCTGCTGGAACGCCACCCGCGTCGCCTCGGCGCAGCAATTGAACGACTGGCTGAAGACCAACCCGACCGGCACCGGTGCCCAGGACGCGGTGCTGCTGGGCGACTTCAACGCCTATGCGCAGGAAGACCCGATCCGCACCCTGCATGACCTCGGCTGGCAGGACGCCTTCAAGGTGGCCAAGGTCGAGCATCCCTACAGCTACGTCTACAACGGCTATACCGGCCGCCTCGACCACGCGCTGCTGAGCCCGGGCATGGCCAAGCGCCTGCGCGCGGCCGCCGAATGGCACAGCAACGCCGACGAACAGGACGCCAGCGGCTACCAGGGTCGCAACGTGCCGGGCCCGTGGCGCAGCTCCGACCACGACCCACTGCTGCTGGGTTTCGGCAAGTAA
- a CDS encoding CocE/NonD family hydrolase, whose product MHKPSFPVAPGETACLVLDGPAGPLEVVVDLPKADVPVQPIVAVICHPLSTEGGTLHNKVVTMTATTLRELGIATVRFNFRSVGGSAGSFDHGGGEQDDLKAVTAWVRSQRPDDRLWLAGFSFGSFVSLKAAGELQPEALISIAPPAGRWDFSGVQPPARWLVIQGEQDEIVDPQAVYQWLDTLDVPHELVRMPETSHFFHRKLIDLRGALTHGVKHWLGAAA is encoded by the coding sequence ATGCACAAGCCCTCGTTCCCCGTCGCCCCCGGCGAAACCGCCTGCCTCGTACTGGACGGCCCGGCCGGCCCGCTGGAAGTGGTCGTCGACCTGCCCAAGGCCGACGTGCCGGTGCAGCCGATCGTGGCCGTCATCTGCCACCCGCTGTCCACCGAAGGCGGCACCCTGCACAACAAGGTGGTCACCATGACCGCCACCACCCTGCGCGAGCTGGGCATCGCCACGGTGCGCTTCAACTTCCGCAGCGTCGGCGGCTCGGCCGGCAGCTTCGACCACGGCGGGGGCGAACAGGACGACCTCAAGGCCGTCACCGCCTGGGTGCGCAGCCAGCGCCCGGACGACCGCCTGTGGCTGGCCGGTTTCAGCTTCGGCTCCTTCGTTTCGCTGAAGGCCGCAGGCGAGCTGCAGCCGGAAGCGCTGATCTCGATCGCGCCGCCGGCCGGCCGCTGGGATTTCAGCGGCGTGCAGCCGCCGGCCCGCTGGCTGGTCATCCAGGGCGAGCAGGACGAGATCGTCGACCCGCAGGCCGTCTACCAGTGGCTGGACACGCTCGATGTCCCGCATGAGCTGGTGCGCATGCCCGAAACCAGCCACTTCTTCCACCGCAAGCTGATCGACCTGCGCGGCGCGCTGACCCACGGCGTCAAGCACTGGCTGGGCGCGGCGGCATGA
- the zapE gene encoding cell division protein ZapE, with product MSEQALTPSQRYAAGVASGDWQDDPAQHAALAELDRIHLGLVDSAEDGWLDRLSSFWKKPEPVKGLYFWGGVGRGKTFLVDLFYDGLPIKQKYRTHFHRFMRSVHERLREHQGQSDPLAKIAQEWRSNLRVLVLDEFFVTDIGDAMLLARLLERLFAEGVTLVTTSNTAVENLYLNGLQRESFMPAIGLLQRYCVELYAEGTEDYRMRALTRSPVYRAPLAADSDGWLASRWGELSGGQPAKAGNIEIEGRKIPVRGRGKSIAWFDFAALCEGPRGPSDYIEIAHEFNTVLLGGIPAFDRLNEDAARRFVNLIDELYDRHVNLVCTASTSPVELYAGERLQGAFERTASRLIEMQSAEYLGTPHRA from the coding sequence ATGAGCGAGCAGGCGTTGACCCCGTCGCAGCGGTACGCGGCCGGGGTTGCCAGCGGCGACTGGCAGGACGACCCGGCCCAGCACGCGGCCCTGGCCGAACTGGACCGCATCCACCTGGGCCTGGTCGACAGCGCCGAGGACGGCTGGCTGGACCGCCTGTCCTCGTTCTGGAAGAAGCCCGAGCCGGTCAAGGGCCTGTACTTCTGGGGCGGCGTCGGCCGCGGCAAGACCTTCCTGGTGGATCTGTTCTACGACGGCCTGCCGATCAAGCAGAAGTACCGCACGCACTTCCACCGCTTCATGCGCAGCGTCCACGAGCGCCTGCGTGAGCACCAGGGGCAGAGCGATCCGCTGGCGAAGATCGCCCAGGAATGGCGCAGCAACCTGCGCGTGCTGGTGCTGGACGAGTTCTTCGTCACCGACATCGGTGATGCGATGCTGCTGGCGCGCCTGCTCGAGCGCCTGTTCGCCGAGGGCGTGACCCTGGTCACCACCTCCAACACGGCGGTGGAGAACCTGTACCTCAACGGCCTGCAGCGCGAGAGCTTCATGCCGGCCATCGGCCTGTTGCAGCGCTATTGCGTGGAGCTGTACGCCGAGGGCACCGAGGATTACCGCATGCGCGCGCTGACCCGTTCGCCGGTGTACCGCGCGCCGCTGGCCGCCGACAGCGATGGCTGGCTGGCCAGCCGCTGGGGCGAACTGAGTGGCGGGCAGCCGGCCAAGGCCGGCAACATCGAGATCGAGGGCCGCAAGATTCCGGTGCGGGGCCGTGGCAAGAGCATCGCCTGGTTCGATTTCGCCGCGCTCTGCGAAGGCCCGCGCGGCCCGTCGGATTACATCGAGATCGCGCACGAGTTCAACACGGTGCTGCTGGGCGGCATTCCCGCCTTCGACCGCCTGAACGAAGATGCCGCGCGCCGCTTCGTGAACCTGATCGACGAGCTGTACGACCGCCACGTCAACCTGGTCTGCACCGCCAGCACCTCGCCGGTGGAACTGTATGCCGGCGAGCGCCTGCAGGGCGCCTTCGAGCGCACCGCCTCGCGCCTGATCGAAATGCAGAGCGCCGAGTACCTGGGTACGCCGCACCGGGCGTGA